A region from the Pseudopipra pipra isolate bDixPip1 chromosome 8, bDixPip1.hap1, whole genome shotgun sequence genome encodes:
- the PTPRE gene encoding receptor-type tyrosine-protein phosphatase epsilon isoform X3, with product MEHSCSLLLLCVSFLVAQALPPNGTEFPKPTTTTNSTEENNLHKDLLTSLLILGLVVIIFLVLVGYFFRFRRHRKAVVTSGDKKMPNGILEEQEQQRVMLLSRSPSGPKKYFPIPVENLEEEIRIRSADEGKLFREEFNSLTSGYVQGTFEMANKEENREKNRYPNILPYDHSRVILTQIDGVPASDYINASYIDGYKEKNKFIAAQGPKQETVNDFWRMIWEQKSAIIVMLTNLKERKEEKCYQYWPDQGCWTYGNIRVSVEDCIVLVDYTIRKFCVQSLHDGCKAPRLVTQLHFTSWPDFGVPFTPIGMLKFLKKVKALNPAHAGPIVVHCSAGVGRTGTFIVIDAIIDMMHAEHKVDVFEFVSRIRNQRPQMVQTDMQYSFIYQALLEYYLYGDTELDVSSLEKHLQTSHNAAPNLVKLGLEEEFKKLTNVRIMKENMRTGNLPANMKKARVIQIIPYDFNRVILSMKRGQEYTDYINASFIDGYRQKDYFIATQGPLPHTVEDFWRMVWEWKCHTIVMLTEVQEREQEKCCQYWPSEGSVTHGEITVEIKSDSLLDAISVRDFLVTYSQGNQEKQSRLVRQFHFHGWPEIGIPAEGKGMIDLIAAVQKQQQQTGNHPITVHCSAGAGRTGTFIALSNILERVKAEGLLDVFQAVKSLRLQRPHMVQTLEQYEFCYRVVQDFIDIFSDYANFK from the exons ACTCCACCGAAGAGAACAACTTGCACAAGGACCTGCTCACTTCTCTGCTGATTCTGGGCCTGGTTGTCATCATCTTCCTGGTGCTGGTTGGGTATTTTTTCAG GTTCAGGAGACACAGGAAAGCCGTTGTGACCTCCGGGGACAAAAAGATGCCGAACGGGATCTTGGAAGAACAAG AACAGCAACGGGTCATGTTGCTCAGCAGGTCTCCCTCAGGCCCGAAGAAGTATTTTCCTATTCCGGTGGAAAATCTAGAGGAGGAAATACGGATACGCTCGGCAGACGAAGGGAAGCTCTTCCGGGAGGAGTTTAAT tcattaACATCTGGATATGTGCAGGGAACATTTGAAATGgcaaacaaggaagaaaacagggagaagaacagaTATCCCAACATCCTGCCAT atgatCATTCCAGAGTGATTTTGACCCAAATTGATGGAGTCCCAGCTTCAGACTACATTAATGCATCATATATAGAT GGttataaagaaaagaataaattcaTAGCAGCACAAG GGCCTAAGCAAGAGACAGTCAATGACTTCTGGAGGATGATATGGGAGCAGAAGTCAGCCATTATCGTCATGTTAACCaacctgaaagaaagaaaagag GAAAAATGTTACCAGTATTGGCCTGACCAGGGGTGCTGGACTTATGGAAACATCCGCGTGTCCGTGGAGGATTGTATAGTGCTGGTGGACTACACCATCCGCAAGTTCTGCGTGCAGTCG CTTCATGATGGTTGTAAAGCTCCAAGGCTTGTCACACAGCTTCACTTCACCAGCTGGCCAGATTTTGGGGTGCCTTTCACACCTATTGGGATGCTGAAATTCCTGAAAAAAGTCAAAGCATTGAATCCTGCCCATGCTGGACCAATTGTGGTTCACTGTAG CGCTGGCGTGGGACGCACGGGCACCTTCATAGTCATCGACGCCATCATCGACATGATGCACGCGGAGCACAAGGTGGACGTGTTCGAGTTCGTGTCCAGGATCCGCAACCAGCGGCCACAGATGGTCCAGACCGAC ATGCAATACTCCTTCATTTATCAAGCCTTACTCGAGTACTACCTCTATGGGGACACAGAGCTCGACGTGTCATCCCTAGAAAAACACCTCCAGACATCCCACAACGCGGCCCCAAACCTGGTCAAATTGGGGCTGGAGGAAGAATTCAAA AAGTTAACGAACGTTCGGATCATGAAAGAGAACATGAGAACTGGGAATCTTCCAGCAAATATGAAGAAAGCAAGAGTCATCCAGATCATCCCGT atgaTTTTAACAGAGTGATTCTGTCAATGAAAAGAGGGCAAGAATATACAGACTACATCAATGCTTCCTTCATAGAT GGCTATCGCCAGAAGGATTATTTCATTGCCACCCAGGGCCCTCTTCCACACACAGTGGAGGATTTCTGGAGGATGGTGTGGGAGTGGAAGTGCCACACCATTGTGATGCTCACAGAGGTCCAGGAGAGGGAGCAG GAAAAATGTTGCCAGTACTGGCCATCGGAGGGCTCTGTGACTCACGGAGAGATCACCGTGGAAATCAAGAGTGACAGCCTATTAGATGCCATCAGTGTGAGGGACTTCCTGGTCACCTACAGTCAG GGTAACCAGGAGAAGCAGAGCAGGCTCGTCCGGCAGTTCCACTTCCATGGTTGGCCAGAAATCGGGATTCCTGCAGAAGGGAAGGGGATGATCGACCTCATTGCAGCcgtgcagaagcagcagcagcaaacagggAATCACCCCATCACTGTGCACTGCAG TGCTGGTGCAGGGAGAACAGGGACCTTCATAGCACTGAGCAACATCCTGGAAAGAGTGAAGGCTGAAGGGCTCCTGGATGTGTTTCAAGCTGTGAAGAGCTTAAGACTGCAAAGGCCACACATGGTGCAAACACTG gaaCAGTATGAATTCTGCTACAGAGTGGTACAAGATTTCATCGACATCTTTTCTGATTATGCTAATTTTAAATGA
- the PTPRE gene encoding receptor-type tyrosine-protein phosphatase epsilon isoform X2 has protein sequence MKHHCENQSRMEHSCSLLLLCVSFLVAQALPPNGTEFPKPTTTTNSTEENNLHKDLLTSLLILGLVVIIFLVLVGYFFRFRRHRKAVVTSGDKKMPNGILEEQEQQRVMLLSRSPSGPKKYFPIPVENLEEEIRIRSADEGKLFREEFNSLTSGYVQGTFEMANKEENREKNRYPNILPYDHSRVILTQIDGVPASDYINASYIDGYKEKNKFIAAQGPKQETVNDFWRMIWEQKSAIIVMLTNLKERKEEKCYQYWPDQGCWTYGNIRVSVEDCIVLVDYTIRKFCVQSLHDGCKAPRLVTQLHFTSWPDFGVPFTPIGMLKFLKKVKALNPAHAGPIVVHCSAGVGRTGTFIVIDAIIDMMHAEHKVDVFEFVSRIRNQRPQMVQTDMQYSFIYQALLEYYLYGDTELDVSSLEKHLQTSHNAAPNLVKLGLEEEFKKLTNVRIMKENMRTGNLPANMKKARVIQIIPYDFNRVILSMKRGQEYTDYINASFIDGYRQKDYFIATQGPLPHTVEDFWRMVWEWKCHTIVMLTEVQEREQEKCCQYWPSEGSVTHGEITVEIKSDSLLDAISVRDFLVTYSQGNQEKQSRLVRQFHFHGWPEIGIPAEGKGMIDLIAAVQKQQQQTGNHPITVHCSAGAGRTGTFIALSNILERVKAEGLLDVFQAVKSLRLQRPHMVQTLEQYEFCYRVVQDFIDIFSDYANFK, from the exons ACTCCACCGAAGAGAACAACTTGCACAAGGACCTGCTCACTTCTCTGCTGATTCTGGGCCTGGTTGTCATCATCTTCCTGGTGCTGGTTGGGTATTTTTTCAG GTTCAGGAGACACAGGAAAGCCGTTGTGACCTCCGGGGACAAAAAGATGCCGAACGGGATCTTGGAAGAACAAG AACAGCAACGGGTCATGTTGCTCAGCAGGTCTCCCTCAGGCCCGAAGAAGTATTTTCCTATTCCGGTGGAAAATCTAGAGGAGGAAATACGGATACGCTCGGCAGACGAAGGGAAGCTCTTCCGGGAGGAGTTTAAT tcattaACATCTGGATATGTGCAGGGAACATTTGAAATGgcaaacaaggaagaaaacagggagaagaacagaTATCCCAACATCCTGCCAT atgatCATTCCAGAGTGATTTTGACCCAAATTGATGGAGTCCCAGCTTCAGACTACATTAATGCATCATATATAGAT GGttataaagaaaagaataaattcaTAGCAGCACAAG GGCCTAAGCAAGAGACAGTCAATGACTTCTGGAGGATGATATGGGAGCAGAAGTCAGCCATTATCGTCATGTTAACCaacctgaaagaaagaaaagag GAAAAATGTTACCAGTATTGGCCTGACCAGGGGTGCTGGACTTATGGAAACATCCGCGTGTCCGTGGAGGATTGTATAGTGCTGGTGGACTACACCATCCGCAAGTTCTGCGTGCAGTCG CTTCATGATGGTTGTAAAGCTCCAAGGCTTGTCACACAGCTTCACTTCACCAGCTGGCCAGATTTTGGGGTGCCTTTCACACCTATTGGGATGCTGAAATTCCTGAAAAAAGTCAAAGCATTGAATCCTGCCCATGCTGGACCAATTGTGGTTCACTGTAG CGCTGGCGTGGGACGCACGGGCACCTTCATAGTCATCGACGCCATCATCGACATGATGCACGCGGAGCACAAGGTGGACGTGTTCGAGTTCGTGTCCAGGATCCGCAACCAGCGGCCACAGATGGTCCAGACCGAC ATGCAATACTCCTTCATTTATCAAGCCTTACTCGAGTACTACCTCTATGGGGACACAGAGCTCGACGTGTCATCCCTAGAAAAACACCTCCAGACATCCCACAACGCGGCCCCAAACCTGGTCAAATTGGGGCTGGAGGAAGAATTCAAA AAGTTAACGAACGTTCGGATCATGAAAGAGAACATGAGAACTGGGAATCTTCCAGCAAATATGAAGAAAGCAAGAGTCATCCAGATCATCCCGT atgaTTTTAACAGAGTGATTCTGTCAATGAAAAGAGGGCAAGAATATACAGACTACATCAATGCTTCCTTCATAGAT GGCTATCGCCAGAAGGATTATTTCATTGCCACCCAGGGCCCTCTTCCACACACAGTGGAGGATTTCTGGAGGATGGTGTGGGAGTGGAAGTGCCACACCATTGTGATGCTCACAGAGGTCCAGGAGAGGGAGCAG GAAAAATGTTGCCAGTACTGGCCATCGGAGGGCTCTGTGACTCACGGAGAGATCACCGTGGAAATCAAGAGTGACAGCCTATTAGATGCCATCAGTGTGAGGGACTTCCTGGTCACCTACAGTCAG GGTAACCAGGAGAAGCAGAGCAGGCTCGTCCGGCAGTTCCACTTCCATGGTTGGCCAGAAATCGGGATTCCTGCAGAAGGGAAGGGGATGATCGACCTCATTGCAGCcgtgcagaagcagcagcagcaaacagggAATCACCCCATCACTGTGCACTGCAG TGCTGGTGCAGGGAGAACAGGGACCTTCATAGCACTGAGCAACATCCTGGAAAGAGTGAAGGCTGAAGGGCTCCTGGATGTGTTTCAAGCTGTGAAGAGCTTAAGACTGCAAAGGCCACACATGGTGCAAACACTG gaaCAGTATGAATTCTGCTACAGAGTGGTACAAGATTTCATCGACATCTTTTCTGATTATGCTAATTTTAAATGA